The following are encoded in a window of Pontiella desulfatans genomic DNA:
- a CDS encoding glycoside hydrolase family 2 TIM barrel-domain containing protein, translating into MKKWMISLVAGLAVSPFGAPGAERIYLSGQGPSDAVEWDFICSKGRKSGEWTKIPVPSNWEQAGFGNYNYGHDDPATKHDETGTYRTSFMVPKDWQEKHVRLVFEGSMSETSIKINGKSVGTPNLGGYLPFRYILNKKSNLKYGGENTLEVLVKKKPENSSLDQAERKGDYWVFGGIYRPVYLEVQPKEFVNRLAIDARADGTLRLDVFPQVQHESRFWKKSKGYVDELVAQVQTLEGENVGQPMTAEMHNGTGRIRLNTKIKNPNLWSPEYPNLYQVKVTLKKDGEILSEKTERFGFRTFELRPRDGLYLNGKKIMVQGVNRNVFDPRHGRAVDAEKVWNDARAIKAMNANLVRSHMPPTTEFMRACDELGLMVITELCNWHDPYIDTPIARNIAYEMVVKYQNHPSVVLWANGNENGFNLEIDELYPLYDLQDRPVIHPWTYFDGINTFHYPDWKALQVQLNRPAVYLPTEFLHGLYDGGHGAGLEDYWNAMRATPTSAGGVLWCWGDAALMRTDQDGELDTAGNQSADGIVGPYGEKEASYYSVREIWSPIQMAMPPDFEGKLELENRYHETGLEECLFEWRLVNFAAPFATTVETTVVAEGKLQGPKIKPGKVGALQLPLPKDWKEVDGLELRALGSNGVEIMQWAWPLKVARISDASLSERGSDIRATQGAETGFHFKIGDTEWRFSKTTGQLLGASVDGKDVGLGMGPILYAGTLDEVLEFSTDWKAEVSEKDGAVGIQSGNSDGSSFKWTLSDDGTVALDYSFAALTNELAYCAVGFDLAEEKVVSKRWLGQGPHRIWGNRLKGPQFGLWENEYNDRITGVDWGEPEFKGIFGNVDWMQIGLLDNSSLLVDPDRFSSVGVLLPRNAEGERNKKTYTSPIHAWWHYPEAGGLHLFHKLPGIGTKFANAWELGPQGSPSVVEGPIKGRVVFRVR; encoded by the coding sequence ATGAAAAAATGGATGATTAGTTTAGTTGCCGGGCTGGCGGTTTCTCCTTTTGGAGCACCGGGTGCGGAGCGGATTTATCTTTCGGGCCAGGGGCCGTCGGACGCGGTGGAGTGGGACTTCATCTGTTCCAAAGGCCGCAAGAGCGGGGAGTGGACGAAGATCCCGGTGCCGTCCAACTGGGAGCAGGCGGGGTTTGGCAATTATAACTATGGCCACGACGACCCCGCGACAAAACATGATGAGACCGGCACCTACCGCACCTCCTTCATGGTTCCCAAGGATTGGCAGGAAAAGCATGTGCGCCTGGTCTTTGAAGGTTCCATGTCGGAAACCTCGATCAAGATCAACGGCAAGAGCGTAGGGACTCCAAACCTCGGGGGCTACCTGCCGTTCCGCTACATTCTGAATAAAAAATCCAATTTGAAATATGGTGGGGAAAACACACTCGAAGTATTGGTGAAGAAAAAACCGGAGAACAGCAGCCTCGACCAGGCGGAACGCAAGGGCGACTACTGGGTGTTCGGCGGCATCTACCGGCCGGTCTATCTGGAGGTGCAGCCGAAGGAATTTGTCAATCGCTTGGCGATTGATGCCAGGGCCGACGGCACGCTGCGCCTCGATGTTTTTCCCCAGGTGCAGCATGAGAGCCGGTTCTGGAAAAAATCGAAGGGTTACGTTGACGAGCTCGTCGCGCAAGTCCAGACGCTGGAAGGCGAAAATGTGGGCCAACCCATGACGGCGGAAATGCACAATGGCACCGGCCGGATTCGTTTAAACACCAAAATCAAAAACCCGAACCTTTGGTCGCCGGAATATCCGAATCTCTACCAGGTCAAGGTCACCCTGAAGAAGGACGGGGAAATCCTGTCGGAAAAAACGGAGCGCTTCGGCTTCCGGACATTCGAGCTCCGGCCTCGGGATGGCCTATATCTGAATGGAAAGAAAATCATGGTTCAAGGCGTGAACCGCAATGTCTTTGATCCCCGGCATGGCCGCGCCGTGGATGCCGAAAAGGTTTGGAACGATGCCCGTGCGATCAAGGCGATGAATGCCAACCTGGTGCGTTCCCACATGCCGCCGACGACGGAGTTCATGCGGGCCTGCGATGAGCTGGGCCTGATGGTGATCACCGAGCTGTGCAACTGGCACGATCCCTATATCGACACGCCGATTGCGCGGAACATCGCCTATGAAATGGTGGTCAAATACCAGAACCATCCGTCGGTTGTTCTCTGGGCGAACGGCAATGAAAACGGGTTCAACCTGGAGATTGACGAGCTGTATCCGCTCTATGATCTTCAAGATCGCCCGGTGATTCACCCATGGACCTATTTTGACGGGATCAATACGTTCCACTATCCGGATTGGAAAGCGTTGCAGGTGCAGCTCAACCGACCGGCGGTCTATCTGCCGACCGAGTTCCTGCATGGCCTTTACGACGGCGGGCACGGCGCCGGGCTGGAGGACTATTGGAACGCCATGCGCGCAACTCCGACCTCGGCCGGTGGCGTGCTGTGGTGCTGGGGCGATGCCGCACTCATGCGTACCGACCAGGATGGCGAGCTGGACACGGCCGGCAACCAATCGGCCGATGGCATCGTTGGCCCTTACGGGGAAAAGGAGGCATCCTATTATTCCGTCCGCGAAATCTGGTCGCCGATCCAAATGGCGATGCCCCCGGATTTCGAAGGCAAGCTGGAACTTGAAAACCGCTACCATGAAACCGGCCTCGAGGAATGTTTGTTTGAATGGCGCTTGGTGAACTTTGCGGCACCGTTCGCCACCACCGTCGAAACCACGGTGGTTGCCGAAGGGAAGCTCCAGGGGCCGAAGATCAAACCCGGCAAAGTGGGAGCTCTCCAGCTTCCGCTTCCCAAGGATTGGAAAGAGGTCGACGGCCTGGAGTTGCGAGCACTCGGCAGCAACGGAGTGGAAATCATGCAGTGGGCATGGCCGTTGAAGGTAGCTCGCATATCTGATGCGAGTTTGTCCGAACGCGGATCGGATATCCGCGCTACACAGGGTGCAGAAACCGGGTTCCATTTTAAAATTGGCGATACCGAATGGAGGTTTTCCAAAACAACCGGACAGTTGCTGGGCGCTTCAGTCGATGGAAAAGATGTCGGACTTGGGATGGGGCCGATCCTCTATGCCGGCACGCTGGATGAAGTGCTGGAATTTTCCACGGACTGGAAGGCCGAGGTTTCGGAAAAGGATGGGGCGGTGGGCATCCAATCCGGGAATTCGGACGGTTCATCCTTCAAATGGACGCTTTCGGACGACGGCACCGTGGCGCTCGATTATTCGTTTGCCGCACTGACCAACGAGCTGGCCTATTGCGCGGTCGGCTTTGATCTCGCCGAGGAGAAGGTGGTCTCGAAACGCTGGCTGGGGCAGGGGCCGCACCGCATCTGGGGCAATCGGCTGAAGGGGCCGCAATTCGGATTGTGGGAAAATGAATACAACGATCGCATTACCGGCGTGGACTGGGGCGAGCCGGAATTCAAGGGCATTTTCGGGAACGTGGACTGGATGCAGATAGGCCTTTTGGATAATTCCTCGCTGCTGGTTGATCCTGATAGGTTCTCGTCCGTTGGTGTGTTGCTGCCGAGAAATGCGGAGGGCGAGCGCAATAAGAAAACATACACCAGTCCGATCCACGCCTGGTGGCACTATCCGGAAGCGGGCGGGCTGCATCTGTTCCACAAGCTTCCGGGAATTGGAACCAAGTTCGCGAACGCCTGGGAGCTCGGCCCGCAGGGGTCGCCAAGCGTGGTCGAGGGACCGATCAAAGGACGGGTTGTGTTTCGGGTGAGATGA
- a CDS encoding arylsulfatase, with amino-acid sequence MKRVVSKYMVFGAIGALVSVAGHAASSKPNVVVILTDDQGWGDLGINGNTAIHTPNIDRMALAGARFDRFFVSPVCSPTRAEFLTGRHHVRCGVYSTSAGGERINADETLIAELFKRGGYKTAAFGKWHSGMQAPYHPNTRGFDEFYGFCSGHWGDYFSPMLDHNGDIVSGNGYVNDDFTERAMDFIATHRAAPFLVYLPLNTPHSPMQVPDRWWDKFKDMELTQEHRDRNKENIDHTRAALAMCENIDWNVGRLLAKLDELKLAENTIVVYFSDNGPNGKRWNGDMRGQKGSTDEGGVRSPLFIRWPAKIRPGTEVLPICSAYDLLPTLAELCGVPLAGTQPLDGTSLKPLLLGQTAGWKERTLVHYWRNISVRTQRHRLDYKGNLYDMVADPGQRKPVNGEAPETAASLAAFAENWRTQMLAEHGKAFDGRPFVIGHPGAPITQIPARDGVGLGGIKRSSRHPNDSFFTHWKNKDDAIEWNCEVGQGGTYQVELFYTCPAADVGSTVELAFNAAVLTGKIVEAHDPPLEGMELDRVPRSESYNKDFKRMTLGRIQLQKGPGTLRLRALDIPGEGVMDFRLMLLTRVD; translated from the coding sequence GTGAAACGAGTGGTCTCGAAATATATGGTGTTCGGCGCGATCGGCGCGTTGGTTTCGGTGGCGGGGCATGCCGCTTCATCGAAGCCGAACGTGGTGGTCATCCTCACCGACGACCAGGGCTGGGGCGATCTGGGCATCAACGGGAACACGGCGATCCACACGCCGAACATCGACCGCATGGCGCTCGCGGGGGCGCGCTTCGACCGTTTTTTCGTGAGCCCGGTTTGTTCCCCGACGCGCGCGGAGTTTCTGACCGGGCGGCACCATGTACGCTGCGGGGTATACAGCACGTCCGCCGGCGGGGAGCGGATCAATGCCGACGAGACCTTGATCGCGGAGCTCTTCAAGCGCGGGGGCTACAAAACGGCGGCGTTTGGCAAGTGGCACAGCGGGATGCAGGCCCCGTACCATCCCAACACGCGCGGCTTCGACGAGTTCTATGGGTTTTGCTCCGGCCACTGGGGCGACTATTTCAGCCCGATGCTCGACCATAACGGCGACATCGTTTCGGGCAACGGCTATGTGAACGACGATTTCACCGAACGGGCGATGGACTTTATCGCCACCCACCGCGCGGCTCCGTTCTTGGTCTATCTTCCGCTCAACACGCCGCATTCGCCCATGCAGGTTCCCGACCGGTGGTGGGACAAGTTCAAGGATATGGAGCTGACCCAGGAGCATCGGGACCGGAACAAGGAAAACATCGACCACACCCGCGCCGCGCTGGCCATGTGTGAGAACATCGATTGGAACGTGGGCCGCTTGCTCGCCAAGCTCGATGAATTGAAGCTCGCGGAAAATACCATCGTGGTCTATTTCTCCGACAACGGCCCGAACGGGAAACGGTGGAACGGCGACATGCGCGGACAGAAGGGATCGACCGACGAAGGCGGGGTGCGCTCCCCGTTGTTCATTCGCTGGCCCGCAAAAATCAGGCCCGGAACCGAAGTGCTGCCGATCTGTTCGGCCTACGATCTGCTGCCGACCCTGGCCGAGCTGTGCGGGGTGCCGTTGGCAGGAACCCAGCCGCTGGATGGAACCAGCCTCAAGCCGTTGCTGCTTGGCCAGACCGCCGGATGGAAGGAGCGGACGCTGGTGCACTATTGGCGAAATATTTCGGTTCGAACCCAGCGCCATCGCCTGGACTACAAGGGTAATCTCTACGACATGGTGGCCGATCCCGGCCAACGGAAACCGGTCAACGGCGAAGCTCCCGAGACCGCCGCATCGCTGGCCGCGTTCGCGGAAAATTGGCGCACTCAAATGTTGGCGGAGCATGGCAAGGCGTTCGACGGCCGCCCGTTCGTGATCGGCCATCCGGGAGCGCCCATCACCCAGATTCCCGCGCGCGACGGCGTGGGCCTTGGCGGAATCAAACGCTCGAGCAGGCATCCCAACGACTCCTTTTTCACCCACTGGAAAAACAAGGACGACGCCATCGAGTGGAATTGCGAAGTGGGCCAGGGCGGAACCTACCAGGTCGAGCTGTTCTATACCTGCCCCGCCGCCGACGTCGGATCGACCGTTGAACTGGCGTTCAACGCGGCCGTGTTGACCGGGAAAATCGTGGAGGCGCACGATCCGCCGCTGGAAGGCATGGAGCTGGACCGTGTTCCGCGCAGCGAATCCTACAACAAGGACTTCAAGCGGATGACGCTGGGTAGAATCCAGCTGCAAAAGGGCCCCGGAACACTCAGGCTCCGGGCCTTGGATATTCCCGGCGAAGGGGTCATGGACTTCCGGCTCATGCTGTTGACGCGGGTGGACTGA
- a CDS encoding Gfo/Idh/MocA family protein, with translation MKMNRKQFVKAGAAATVGFPAIVRAQGLNEKLQVAFVAVGGKAKTHTKEAHAHGLQCVAFADVDKRTWGSVHDKEGWGGATGYTDWREMFQKQRKDIDVVFVTTPDHSHFSPSMTAVSMGIHCYTEKPLTWSVREAQLLTQAYGEQKNVVTQMGNHGHAMQGWRVAYELVKGGAVGEVKEFHTWTNRPIWPQGGNRPGYTSPVPDYLNWEAWIGAAPMRPFAAPQEGAHKGYGPYHPFNWRGFVDFGSGALGDMACHTTDGIYAIMNPGYAATAEPLEMNGSIGDQYPAGMVVKCTYRATAERPGFATYWYEGQDKKGQPYMPETPEELKEDDATLPRTGNLIVGTKGKMLVQGDYWNSPRIIPEAKRREFGRPEQLLDRSPGHHAEFFMACRGEKPREFSQSNFSYSGPMTANIQLGNLCARAGKKLVLNEAGEITSDPKINELAWREPRKGWGPLESIV, from the coding sequence ATGAAGATGAATAGAAAGCAGTTTGTTAAGGCCGGGGCCGCGGCCACCGTCGGGTTTCCGGCCATCGTGCGCGCCCAGGGGCTCAATGAAAAATTGCAGGTGGCCTTTGTGGCGGTTGGCGGGAAAGCCAAGACGCACACCAAGGAAGCCCATGCGCACGGGCTCCAGTGCGTGGCCTTCGCCGATGTTGACAAAAGAACGTGGGGCAGCGTGCACGACAAGGAGGGGTGGGGCGGTGCGACCGGCTACACCGACTGGCGCGAAATGTTCCAGAAGCAGCGCAAGGACATCGATGTCGTCTTCGTGACCACGCCCGACCATTCCCATTTTTCACCTAGCATGACCGCGGTTTCGATGGGCATCCATTGCTACACGGAAAAGCCGCTCACGTGGTCGGTGCGCGAGGCGCAACTGCTGACCCAGGCGTATGGTGAGCAGAAAAATGTCGTGACCCAGATGGGGAACCATGGCCATGCCATGCAGGGGTGGCGCGTGGCCTATGAATTGGTGAAGGGTGGGGCCGTCGGCGAGGTGAAGGAATTCCACACCTGGACCAACCGGCCGATTTGGCCGCAGGGCGGAAACCGCCCCGGCTACACCTCGCCGGTTCCGGATTATCTAAACTGGGAGGCCTGGATCGGCGCGGCCCCGATGCGCCCGTTCGCCGCTCCGCAAGAAGGCGCCCACAAAGGCTATGGACCCTATCATCCATTCAACTGGCGCGGCTTCGTGGACTTTGGTTCCGGCGCCCTGGGCGATATGGCCTGCCACACGACCGATGGCATCTACGCCATCATGAATCCGGGCTATGCCGCAACCGCCGAGCCCCTGGAGATGAACGGTTCCATTGGCGACCAATATCCCGCCGGCATGGTGGTCAAGTGCACCTACCGGGCAACGGCCGAGCGCCCCGGCTTCGCAACCTATTGGTACGAAGGCCAGGACAAGAAGGGTCAACCCTACATGCCGGAAACCCCCGAGGAACTGAAGGAGGATGACGCCACCCTGCCGCGCACCGGAAACCTGATTGTCGGCACCAAGGGCAAAATGCTGGTTCAGGGCGACTACTGGAACAGCCCGCGCATCATTCCCGAAGCCAAGCGCCGCGAGTTCGGACGCCCGGAACAGCTGCTCGACCGTTCCCCCGGCCACCACGCGGAATTCTTCATGGCTTGCCGCGGCGAAAAACCGCGCGAATTCAGCCAGTCCAACTTTTCCTATTCCGGGCCGATGACCGCCAATATCCAGCTCGGCAACCTCTGTGCCCGGGCCGGGAAAAAGCTCGTCCTCAATGAAGCCGGGGAAATCACCAGCGACCCGAAGATCAACGAGCTCGCCTGGCGCGAACCCCGCAAGGGCTGGGGGCCGCTGGAAAGCATCGTCTAG